In Kitasatospora sp. NA04385, a single genomic region encodes these proteins:
- a CDS encoding AIM24 family protein: MAQFRLQGSRVLAVDLAGDTVKARNGSMVAYTGQMGFKKLSGGGDGLRGMVTRRLTGERMEVMEVKGQGTCYFADKATEINLVRLNGETLFVESDNLLCTEATLRTGTSFTGLNGMASGNGLFTTKVEGQGWAAVTSNGPAVILRVAQGLPLRVDPGAYIAHTGSLHRALKSGAGWSTLIGEGGGEAMQVEFTGEGLVYVQPSERTTLGGEV; encoded by the coding sequence GTGGCACAGTTCCGACTCCAGGGGTCCAGAGTCCTCGCCGTCGATCTCGCCGGGGACACCGTCAAGGCACGCAACGGCTCGATGGTCGCCTACACCGGGCAGATGGGCTTCAAGAAGCTCTCCGGCGGCGGCGACGGCCTGCGCGGCATGGTCACCCGCCGGCTCACCGGCGAGCGCATGGAGGTCATGGAGGTGAAGGGGCAGGGCACCTGCTACTTCGCCGACAAGGCCACCGAGATCAACCTCGTCCGGCTGAACGGCGAGACGCTGTTCGTCGAATCCGACAACCTGCTCTGCACCGAGGCGACGCTGCGCACCGGCACCTCCTTCACCGGCCTGAACGGGATGGCGAGCGGCAACGGCCTGTTCACCACCAAGGTCGAGGGCCAGGGCTGGGCGGCGGTCACCTCCAACGGCCCGGCGGTGATCCTCCGGGTCGCCCAGGGGCTGCCGCTGCGGGTCGACCCCGGGGCGTACATCGCGCACACCGGCAGCCTGCACCGGGCGCTCAAGTCCGGGGCCGGCTGGTCCACGCTGATCGGCGAGGGCGGCGGCGAGGCCATGCAGGTCGAGTTCACCGGCGAGGGCCTGGTCTACGTCCAGCCCTCCGAGCGCACCACGCTGGGAGGCGAGGTCTGA
- a CDS encoding AIM24 family protein, translated as MFQPPGGDTPQVWDVGTLPADDNVNPYCFSVDLNGAYYLQKGKMIAYYGEMRFSGIGRGVLDRVLEQNFNSPLHASDWVVAEGRGKLLLADRSYDLNSYDLEDGNLTVRSGNLLAFEPTLRLKQSIIPGFLTLIGTGKFVAASNGPVHFVEPPIRVDPQALVGWADCPAPCHHYDHSYLHGVIGGLRHLTGIGGASGEEHQFEFIGAGQVLMQSSETLMADRSVGVVAAEAGVPGANVPHQQQHGGAPGLGNLGDLGRRFGL; from the coding sequence GTGTTCCAGCCGCCCGGCGGCGACACCCCGCAGGTCTGGGACGTCGGGACGCTGCCCGCCGACGACAACGTCAACCCGTACTGCTTCTCGGTCGACCTGAACGGCGCGTACTACCTGCAGAAGGGCAAGATGATCGCCTACTACGGCGAGATGCGCTTCTCCGGGATCGGCCGCGGCGTCCTCGACCGCGTCCTGGAGCAGAACTTCAACTCCCCGCTGCACGCCTCCGACTGGGTGGTCGCCGAGGGGCGCGGCAAGCTGCTGCTCGCCGACCGGTCGTACGACCTCAACTCGTACGACCTGGAGGACGGCAACCTGACGGTGCGCTCGGGCAACCTGCTCGCCTTCGAGCCGACGCTGCGGCTCAAGCAGTCGATCATCCCGGGCTTCCTGACCCTGATCGGCACCGGCAAGTTCGTCGCCGCGTCCAACGGGCCGGTGCACTTCGTCGAGCCGCCGATCCGGGTCGACCCGCAGGCGCTGGTCGGCTGGGCGGACTGCCCCGCGCCCTGCCACCACTACGACCACAGCTACCTGCACGGCGTCATCGGCGGCCTGCGGCACCTGACCGGGATCGGCGGCGCGAGCGGCGAGGAGCACCAGTTCGAGTTCATCGGGGCGGGGCAGGTGCTGATGCAGTCCTCCGAGACGCTGATGGCCGACCGCTCGGTCGGCGTCGTCGCGGCCGAGGCCGGCGTCCCGGGCGCGAACGTCCCGCACCAGCAGCAGCACGGCGGCGCCCCCGGGCTGGGCAACCTGGGCGACCTGGGCCGCCGCTTCGGGCTGTAG
- a CDS encoding AIM24 family protein, translated as MAFTRINGKMISAQIVPGQRILSQRGSMLGYTGEVTFQPNLMGGQGGVMSMIGRRVANEDTPLMTVEGHGTVMFGHGGHHVHVIDLVGDTLYVEADRLLAFEGSLQQSTMFMGQQGGLMGVVRGQVTGQGLFTTKLAGQGAVAVLAHGGVIELPILPGQSVHVDPQAYVAHRGEVTNKLSSALGWRDMVGRGSGEAFQLELSGQGAVYVQASEVKL; from the coding sequence ATGGCCTTCACCCGGATCAACGGGAAGATGATCTCCGCGCAGATCGTGCCCGGGCAGCGGATCCTCTCCCAGCGCGGCTCGATGCTCGGCTACACCGGCGAGGTCACCTTCCAGCCCAACCTGATGGGCGGCCAGGGCGGCGTGATGTCGATGATCGGCCGCCGGGTCGCCAACGAGGACACCCCGCTGATGACCGTCGAGGGCCACGGCACCGTGATGTTCGGCCACGGCGGCCACCACGTGCACGTGATCGACCTGGTCGGCGACACCCTCTACGTGGAGGCCGACCGGCTGCTGGCCTTCGAGGGCAGCCTCCAGCAGTCCACCATGTTCATGGGCCAGCAGGGCGGCCTGATGGGCGTGGTCCGCGGCCAGGTCACCGGCCAGGGCCTGTTCACCACCAAGCTCGCCGGCCAGGGCGCCGTCGCCGTGCTGGCCCACGGCGGCGTGATCGAACTCCCGATCCTCCCCGGCCAGTCCGTGCACGTCGACCCGCAGGCGTACGTCGCCCACCGGGGCGAGGTCACCAACAAGCTCTCCAGCGCCCTCGGCTGGCGCGACATGGTCGGCCGCGGCTCCGGCGAGGCCTTCCAACTCGAACTGTCCGGGCAGGGCGCCGTGTACGTCCAGGCCAGCGAGGTGAAGCTCTGA
- a CDS encoding cytochrome P450: MTPRTARTALYGAQFAADPHAHYARLRDRGPLAPVELAPGVDAWLVTDYHVALEVLRDTDTWTRDPRRWQATQPADSPLLPLFGWRPTALFSDGPAHARYRQVITDSVGILEPHLLQRDTTAVAEQLIAEFAPAGKADLLAEYAYRLPLLILTSWYGVPDPDIDRISTAMNRAFETSSGAAAAYADLVAVITEQVADRRTAPRHDLISAFLGHPAGLADDEVVRHITLTLMAGHEPTANLIANALLRMLSDDRYAGSLHSGAMTAHDAVNEVLWHDPPLSNFSPHYPRHEIVFHGTPLTPEQPVLVSYASANAQAALTPAESESLGGSYAHLAWGAGPHRCPARQPAVLMAVTAVEYLISRLTDLRLAVPTADVLWRPGPIHRALTALPVEFTPV, encoded by the coding sequence GTGACCCCCCGCACCGCCCGCACCGCCCTCTACGGAGCCCAGTTCGCGGCCGACCCGCACGCCCACTACGCCCGGCTGCGCGACCGCGGGCCGCTCGCCCCGGTCGAACTCGCCCCCGGCGTCGACGCCTGGCTGGTCACCGACTACCACGTCGCCCTCGAAGTCCTGCGCGACACCGACACCTGGACCCGCGACCCGCGCCGCTGGCAGGCCACCCAGCCCGCCGACTCCCCGCTGCTGCCGCTGTTCGGCTGGCGCCCCACCGCGCTGTTCTCCGACGGCCCCGCCCACGCCCGCTACCGCCAGGTCATCACCGACAGCGTCGGCATCCTCGAACCCCACCTGCTCCAGCGCGACACCACCGCGGTCGCCGAACAGCTCATCGCCGAGTTCGCCCCCGCCGGCAAGGCCGACCTGCTGGCCGAGTACGCCTACCGGCTGCCGCTGCTCATCCTCACCTCCTGGTACGGCGTCCCCGACCCGGACATCGACCGGATCAGCACCGCGATGAACCGGGCCTTCGAGACCTCCTCCGGCGCCGCCGCCGCGTACGCCGACCTGGTCGCCGTCATCACCGAACAGGTCGCCGACCGGCGCACCGCGCCCCGGCACGACCTGATCTCCGCCTTCCTCGGCCACCCCGCGGGGCTCGCCGACGACGAGGTCGTCCGGCACATCACGCTCACCCTGATGGCCGGGCACGAACCCACCGCCAACCTGATCGCGAACGCGCTGCTGCGGATGCTCTCCGACGACCGGTACGCGGGCTCGCTGCACAGCGGCGCGATGACCGCGCACGACGCGGTCAACGAGGTGCTCTGGCACGACCCCCCGCTGTCCAACTTCTCCCCGCACTACCCCCGGCACGAGATCGTCTTCCACGGCACCCCGCTCACCCCCGAGCAGCCGGTGCTGGTCTCCTACGCCTCCGCCAACGCGCAGGCGGCGCTCACCCCCGCCGAGAGCGAGTCCCTCGGCGGCTCCTACGCCCACCTCGCCTGGGGCGCCGGGCCGCACCGCTGCCCGGCCCGCCAGCCGGCCGTCCTGATGGCGGTCACCGCCGTCGAGTACCTGATCAGCCGCCTCACCGACCTCCGGCTGGCCGTCCCCACCGCGGACGTCCTGTGGCGCCCGGGCCCGATCCACCGGGCCCTGACGGCCCTCCCGGTCGAGTTCACGCCCGTGTAG
- a CDS encoding DUF3817 domain-containing protein, whose amino-acid sequence MKSVAAVHRLRLVSGPEGLSFILLLVCSVLKRTTSFNGVPVMGTVHGVLFILYLVFLVQAYQARRWEPKRGIVLFLLSVVPTGGFFAERMLAKEERGESAAPAPATA is encoded by the coding sequence GTGAAGAGCGTCGCCGCCGTCCACCGCCTGCGCCTGGTCTCCGGCCCCGAGGGGCTGTCCTTCATCCTGCTGCTGGTCTGCTCGGTGCTCAAGCGCACCACCAGCTTCAACGGCGTGCCGGTGATGGGCACGGTGCACGGCGTGCTGTTCATCCTCTACCTGGTGTTCCTGGTCCAGGCGTACCAGGCCCGCCGCTGGGAGCCCAAGCGCGGCATCGTGCTGTTCCTGCTGTCGGTGGTGCCCACCGGCGGCTTCTTCGCCGAGCGGATGCTCGCCAAGGAGGAGCGCGGCGAGTCGGCCGCGCCGGCCCCGGCCACCGCCTGA
- a CDS encoding roadblock/LC7 domain-containing protein, whose protein sequence is MTAPLRRHTEDLSWVLTPLLDLPGVQNAVIATGDGLVTGHSADLGRDGADRVAAMTASLHAAARAFTTAFTGAEKVALTQTVVESEHGYAVVTPAGENSSLAVFALPGADLGTIAYQMQVQVAALARALASPAREASRT, encoded by the coding sequence GTGACCGCCCCGCTCCGCCGCCACACCGAGGACCTCTCCTGGGTCCTCACCCCGCTGCTCGACCTGCCCGGCGTGCAGAACGCCGTCATCGCCACCGGCGACGGCCTGGTCACCGGCCACTCCGCCGACCTCGGCCGGGACGGCGCCGACCGGGTCGCCGCGATGACCGCCTCGCTGCACGCCGCCGCCCGGGCCTTCACCACCGCCTTCACCGGCGCCGAGAAGGTCGCGCTCACCCAGACCGTGGTCGAGTCCGAGCACGGCTACGCCGTGGTCACCCCCGCCGGCGAGAACTCCTCGCTGGCCGTCTTCGCCCTCCCCGGCGCCGACCTCGGCACCATCGCCTACCAGATGCAGGTCCAGGTCGCCGCGCTGGCCAGGGCGCTGGCCAGTCCCGCCCGGGAGGCGAGCCGCACATGA
- a CDS encoding ATP/GTP-binding protein, whose product MKLMVTGPFGVGKTTFVRTLSEIPTLHTEETMTAAGVPVDDVSRTPGKTATTVAVDFGRLTLTGGEFVLYLFGTPGQRRFLPLWEDLARGALGALVLVDTRRLAEAFDAMDLIEEAGLPYTVAVNRFPDTPPIALDAIRAALDLDPATPLVEVDARERRGCVDALIALTEHVLDRLPRESAP is encoded by the coding sequence ATGAAGCTCATGGTCACCGGGCCGTTCGGGGTCGGCAAGACCACCTTCGTGCGCACCCTGTCGGAGATCCCGACCCTGCACACCGAGGAGACCATGACCGCGGCCGGCGTCCCCGTCGACGACGTCAGCCGCACCCCCGGCAAGACCGCCACCACGGTCGCCGTCGACTTCGGCCGGCTCACCCTGACCGGCGGCGAGTTCGTCCTCTACCTGTTCGGCACCCCCGGACAGCGCCGCTTCCTCCCGCTCTGGGAGGACCTCGCCCGCGGCGCGCTCGGCGCGCTCGTCCTGGTCGACACCCGCCGGCTCGCCGAGGCCTTCGACGCGATGGACCTGATCGAGGAGGCCGGCCTGCCCTACACCGTCGCGGTCAACCGCTTCCCCGACACCCCGCCGATCGCGCTCGACGCGATCCGCGCCGCGCTCGACCTCGACCCCGCCACCCCGCTGGTCGAGGTCGACGCCCGGGAGCGCCGGGGCTGCGTCGACGCCCTGATCGCGCTCACCGAGCACGTCCTGGACCGCCTGCCCCGGGAGAGCGCCCCGTGA
- a CDS encoding ATP-binding protein: MVRPARRPHRPSRHPARRREREPRPGRRGPRPGRREPRPHRRGALPRRRGPGARRRGPAHLAEARLAAAVREFTHLAHERLPAAATALTHPRTPVPGPLDTAGGNEELHRALDAVLAAALRAALAERERTDAAARAALRGAASKIQALLIQVRSLLEEIQLSVDDPRLLALDFRNELTLRRVQSLAVLSGAWPGMTREDSPLAELCVGAQSRVAGYARIEITNHLREPRLAVAARAAEPVAIALAEILGNATAYSHPETRVVVAVEQGSSGALVVVDDMGVGMEPDQLERAGDLLDGQAEVLLTELGDPPQAGFAVIGLLCRQFGFGCRVEPSPYGGVRAILRLPADLLTLTDPAAPLSALAPRPITQSAPVFDAGDALPTRKRRTPRVPQQDAASPRTQRQDAPSPLPAPATTTPDRARSAWSALQSGTAAGRSAADRPAAPQGPAAPEGVETP; this comes from the coding sequence GTGGTCCGTCCGGCGCGCCGTCCGCACCGCCCGAGCCGCCACCCAGCGCGCCGCCGAGAGCGAGAACCGCGCCCAGGGCGCCGAGGTCCGCGCCCGGGCCGCCGAGAACCGCGCCCGCACCGGCGAGGAGCGCTCCCGCGGCGCCGAGGCCCGGGCGCACGCCGCCGAGGCCCGGCACACCTCGCCGAGGCCCGACTGGCCGCCGCAGTCCGCGAGTTCACCCACCTCGCGCACGAGCGGCTGCCCGCCGCCGCCACCGCGCTCACCCACCCCCGCACGCCCGTCCCCGGCCCGCTCGACACCGCGGGCGGCAACGAGGAACTGCACCGCGCCCTGGACGCCGTGCTGGCCGCCGCCCTGCGCGCCGCGCTCGCCGAGCGCGAACGCACCGACGCCGCCGCCCGGGCCGCCCTGCGCGGCGCCGCCTCCAAGATCCAGGCCCTGCTGATCCAGGTCCGCTCGCTGCTGGAGGAGATCCAGCTCTCCGTCGACGACCCCCGGCTGCTCGCCCTCGACTTCCGCAACGAACTCACCCTGCGCCGGGTGCAGTCCCTCGCGGTGCTCTCCGGCGCCTGGCCCGGCATGACCCGCGAGGACTCCCCGCTGGCCGAGCTCTGCGTCGGCGCGCAGTCCCGGGTCGCCGGGTACGCCCGCATCGAGATCACCAACCACCTGCGCGAACCCCGGCTCGCGGTGGCCGCCCGGGCCGCCGAGCCCGTCGCCATCGCGCTCGCCGAGATCCTCGGCAACGCCACCGCCTACTCCCACCCCGAGACCCGGGTCGTGGTCGCCGTCGAACAGGGCAGCTCCGGCGCCCTGGTGGTGGTCGACGACATGGGCGTCGGCATGGAACCCGACCAGCTGGAGCGGGCCGGCGACCTGCTCGACGGCCAGGCCGAGGTGCTGCTCACCGAACTCGGCGACCCGCCGCAGGCCGGCTTCGCGGTGATCGGCCTGCTCTGCCGCCAGTTCGGCTTCGGCTGCCGGGTCGAGCCCTCCCCGTACGGCGGCGTCCGCGCCATCCTGCGGCTGCCCGCCGACCTGCTCACCCTGACCGACCCGGCCGCCCCGCTCTCCGCCCTCGCCCCCCGCCCGATCACCCAGAGCGCCCCGGTGTTCGACGCGGGGGACGCCCTGCCCACCCGCAAGCGCCGCACCCCCCGCGTCCCGCAGCAGGACGCGGCGTCCCCCCGCACCCAGCGGCAGGACGCGCCCTCCCCCCTCCCCGCCCCGGCTACCACCACCCCCGACCGGGCCCGCAGCGCGTGGTCGGCACTCCAGTCCGGCACCGCCGCCGGACGCAGCGCCGCCGACCGCCCCGCGGCCCCCCAGGGACCCGCCGCACCCGAAGGAGTCGAAACCCCGTGA
- a CDS encoding DUF2127 domain-containing protein: protein MKRDWDRHTCAKRGHITYAPDEPGLRERLHAATAVGTVWRCLRCGDFALGEPHGSGPAEDAPLVPRGKALRDLFILRFLAVERLLRGLLIVIVAWGVWKFSNSQDAVRRIFDENLTVFKPVTEHFHFDLEHSPIVDTIRKTFDYKHSTLVYVAVALVVYALIEIVEAFGLWWGHRWAEYLTVVATAAFLPLEGYELTEHVSALKICTLLLNIAAVLWIMLSKRLFGLRGGRAAFEAERHSASLLEVEVSAGALPQSV from the coding sequence CTGAAGCGGGACTGGGATCGCCACACCTGCGCCAAGCGCGGCCACATCACCTACGCGCCCGACGAACCCGGCCTGCGCGAGCGCCTGCACGCCGCCACCGCCGTCGGCACCGTCTGGCGCTGCCTGCGCTGCGGCGACTTCGCGCTCGGCGAGCCGCACGGCTCCGGCCCGGCCGAGGACGCGCCGCTGGTGCCCCGCGGCAAGGCCCTGCGCGACCTGTTCATCCTGCGCTTCCTGGCCGTCGAGCGGCTGCTGCGCGGCCTGCTGATCGTGATCGTCGCCTGGGGCGTGTGGAAGTTCTCCAACAGCCAGGACGCGGTGCGCCGGATCTTCGACGAGAACCTGACCGTCTTCAAGCCGGTCACCGAGCACTTCCACTTCGACCTGGAGCACTCGCCGATCGTCGACACCATCCGCAAGACCTTCGACTACAAGCACTCCACCCTGGTCTACGTGGCCGTGGCGCTGGTGGTGTACGCGCTGATCGAGATCGTCGAGGCGTTCGGCCTGTGGTGGGGCCACCGCTGGGCCGAGTACCTGACCGTGGTCGCCACCGCCGCCTTCCTCCCGCTGGAGGGCTACGAGCTCACCGAGCACGTCAGCGCGCTGAAGATCTGCACCCTGCTGCTGAACATCGCCGCGGTGCTCTGGATCATGCTCTCCAAGCGCCTGTTCGGCCTGCGCGGCGGCCGCGCCGCGTTCGAGGCCGAGCGGCACTCGGCCTCGCTGCTGGAGGTGGAGGTCTCCGCGGGGGCGCTGCCGCAGTCGGTCTGA
- a CDS encoding DUF742 domain-containing protein gives MTTPPRRRLVPAYLATHGRTAATGTHDLDRLSVLHAAADLPAGLGGEHRQLWELVRPGALTLAEAAAHLRLPVSATVFIAADLAERGALSVRAPIPSAQPVNRDLAERLLSGLRALK, from the coding sequence ATGACGACGCCGCCCCGCCGCCGGCTGGTGCCCGCCTACCTCGCCACCCACGGCCGCACCGCCGCGACCGGCACCCACGACCTGGACCGGCTCAGCGTGCTGCACGCCGCCGCCGACCTCCCGGCCGGACTCGGCGGCGAGCACCGCCAGTTATGGGAACTGGTCCGCCCCGGCGCGCTGACCCTCGCCGAGGCCGCCGCCCACCTCCGGCTGCCGGTCAGCGCCACCGTCTTCATCGCCGCCGACCTGGCCGAACGCGGCGCGCTCTCCGTCCGCGCGCCGATCCCCTCCGCCCAGCCGGTCAACCGGGACCTCGCCGAAAGGCTCCTCAGTGGACTTCGCGCCCTCAAGTAG